Proteins encoded together in one Streptomyces sp. NA04227 window:
- a CDS encoding phage baseplate assembly protein V produces MAAPNNRFLGKFRGRVVDNNDPLRIGRLTVSVPDVLGDEASTWALPCLPFTGPQSGQFVVPAVGAGVWVEFEQGDPSFPVWTGAWYGSADELPLDAQKELQAGATKPVVIQTPGKHKIVMSDTPGGGIHLEAATGAWLDIDEKGVTIGNGAGAVITLIGNQVNINEGRLIVPKKR; encoded by the coding sequence ATGGCGGCACCCAATAACCGTTTCCTCGGCAAGTTCCGCGGCCGGGTGGTGGACAACAACGATCCGCTGCGGATCGGGCGGCTGACCGTCTCGGTCCCGGATGTGCTCGGTGACGAGGCGTCCACCTGGGCGCTGCCCTGCCTGCCGTTCACCGGGCCGCAGTCGGGGCAGTTCGTGGTGCCCGCGGTCGGTGCGGGTGTGTGGGTGGAGTTCGAGCAGGGGGATCCGAGCTTCCCGGTGTGGACGGGCGCCTGGTACGGCTCCGCGGACGAACTGCCCCTGGACGCGCAGAAAGAGCTGCAGGCCGGGGCGACCAAGCCCGTCGTGATCCAGACCCCGGGCAAGCACAAGATCGTCATGTCGGACACGCCGGGCGGCGGCATCCACCTGGAGGCGGCGACCGGCGCCTGGCTGGACATCGACGAGAAGGGCGTGACGATCGGGAACGGCGCGGGCGCCGTGATCACGCTGATCGGCAATCAGGTGAACATCAACGAGGGCCGGTTGATCGTGCCCAAGAAGCGTTAG
- a CDS encoding LysM peptidoglycan-binding domain-containing protein, protein MATIEPYENALDAIPGAHPYPRSSRYHDAEIGVHRQADGSEVRYTKRRLLPPLDATPDEDTTPHTVNAGERPDLLAQRYFGDPGQWWQIADANPVLDPQELTDEPGQVIDIPLPGGFPGAMNPGGGSGFRHG, encoded by the coding sequence ATGGCCACCATCGAGCCGTACGAGAACGCGCTGGACGCGATACCGGGCGCCCACCCCTACCCCCGCTCCAGCCGCTACCACGATGCCGAGATCGGGGTGCACCGGCAGGCGGACGGCAGTGAAGTCCGGTACACCAAGCGGCGGTTACTGCCCCCGCTCGACGCCACGCCGGACGAGGACACGACGCCCCACACGGTCAACGCCGGAGAGCGTCCCGACCTGCTCGCGCAGCGCTACTTCGGTGACCCCGGCCAGTGGTGGCAGATCGCCGACGCCAACCCGGTTCTCGACCCGCAGGAGCTGACCGACGAACCGGGCCAGGTGATCGACATCCCCCTGCCCGGTGGCTTCCCCGGCGCGATGAACCCCGGTGGCGGGAGCGGATTCCGGCATGGCTGA
- a CDS encoding DUF4157 domain-containing protein — translation MTTAAQNQSQGAEAAAAERRRKRKERGAKNGALEPKNIVSGAGQPLDPGVRRELEEQLGHDLSRVRLHTDRDAGRLADLMGADALAVGQNIFFREGTFQPGTQEGQRLLAHELLHTIQNPHGSGALQAGREPGAVSLPQEAIEREAETAAQELTSAESSATAAPEVEAGQATPGWLRYTHVDADRNRLEQLDPATLVDRLANAVVRSLHGDPEDRSKRARLQLGALSEELQDQVYERLENRLLSTELDRLIELVDGADAEEFYDGDGPEQSPLGAPFVEPDAAEEILRDRENEQRDGEKEQARDERPAEAPAPEGKERTEEAPGSAKPRPVEGREPAPVPGQDQQRPPESGREETEEPGGGNHAPNPGQQEGGQAPEGPGTEGPGTEAGSGAGSGESEQDGGDSASAGKDQQGGGKDGAAADEKSGGAAEEKKDAEGKDGDKGDEKDGGGGKEEDAGGGEQEEAPAASEEESAAKNRPGVAEALVESQKLPAEDKKAADDKPTGSPSFSGKPDLDAAKRSLLDGQRSQDLDPEEKEPGPAQGGDSEVEVGGGEKSAWDTKLQPEDFVPEKDLDVSGVPTADKLDPAAGGAEPAMPSFPAPPPTKAEKVQAERDAEDAEEEAEPEAEEESQGPALPDASLETEGSPEAGLGLNAVDRASGPKPGSGLAGAPPKTGEDEKAEPAAARAAEQEAKGKKEAEAASEEAAKEGKGAGKDKEGAKGEGESQKAGGSKSAEGKASSAEEKKDGEGAKDSGTDAGKKEETAPEEKNGATDDDKSPSAGRDSQVTGGSNADVPGQSSGSGNSDGSGSGSSSSDGSSGASSGSSGSTSGGSTQTEKSSSKPDSAASGSPKSAPEPGKKTAGRVSNANSSAPKAEAPAPKAAKSAPKPGGKPAGKGAAPKRGGGGGAKGAPAKAKKDSAAAPNLSQVAPEAGLSQAAKLKPHRAMEAMGGISASVDRTVGDEHKQLSAAPPSMTRPAGSPQTLQGAPRTDAPAQYNQDAVQKSEAPKAEEAKVEGAKLPDKDFDPGKNSDGKDLDAVETEDPSIAQAEAGTAPGVEMQDAADETAKAQNEAVDAKTRETLATGRQDAARGMGEDQIFPDVPKTVMESKVPGPRGGKGGGAKTSVNTGAVPVEAASEVAEHEKGPELQQAFAQGQKDMGGAKEKKDGEFRDTQSKHKQQVDKEIATNSDQQSGERQKAMADVTGQREQWRAEQDAEVKKLGDKKSEKHKKARQEVKDKEAETDEKTAKEKDVSDRKIRDEKKRAREEAKKKQQEEKKKKDDAPLWKKAFDFIVDLFNDLVDAITKLVEKAFTAVTGFINDFAKAVGGWINDARKWIADKVTKFVDAVVDFVKSAVQAVVDLAKKIGEAIVSVVKAAIDFVQKLATALMEAVGDLLDALGKALSAALDFLGKALSAVVDAVVSGIKAIVDFAKNLLLALGEWMLIAADFLSDPGGWLSGAKNSAEDGAKNHLFNEVSSAVKQWFKEKIQEILGVPKAIIDKLVKGGMSLDDMVKEAWEAVVPQLPLIIGELVMTKVVAKLIPGAGWAIAVIDAIRTAWGALSAILSSLQAVLAWLKAVRQGGAGLLFAKAVAAGVVALLEVLYQALLSGIGKYVSKVGNRLKGVADNMGKDKGKDDKPGGDKGAQGDDPKDKDKEKDKDQPGPGKDKDKDEKGQGDKDKGSGGKGDKGQQGTPGKGKDGSKNNTGPGGKDAKGSGGKDKGADSKGKDDDKKDTSPTPTPKPKPKPDPPAKPKPDTETKPKPDKDSGKDSSKEDNDKKNDKDSSTDPKKDKTDESKDGKGDGKKDSDKDKDGKDNKPKGKKKDKHKKDKDSKGKKDKHGKDGKSKEDRKKEKQEEKDKRKKEEESKESKDERLRKIVARIRPRIEAMLRKGIKHPLFKAALTGMRALYRLSALEAEGGESFGIIARLNPTAEVAKGLKMDTVELVDAIDAMVAHILRSGAITSQAARVRPPPGQPSGAQPGLKADPNTGTAAIARSLFDNPLQKNQKESLDLMAGDSEVDAHLAVERTNDFAGAYLTKAGHKRGPTYGQEARSLRAGGRDGQTMGGLILDAAGGNRAGWQGGTKFDNESLNRAALAATLLGVIEPLRTPFVMVPNLATVDVSHRGGLHIADTIGTTPLSGGPVRPGSKRTKGDYGDDTTGAQEAGRQTEWLLASLRAMGAPTYFDTSQGLSTSTSIGTGYLSRTPTAPNDQMGQLQALSKQFDISGKIIQQAHGLEVNPNLNRNNPRLWESVGESMSTGSSAQMTPSPAAEVVLQRTADNMKLWADTMKLDYSKDQASKAKGDFLVKIYKEFTNILNIPADPSFEARLRSR, via the coding sequence ATGACCACCGCCGCGCAGAACCAGTCCCAGGGAGCCGAGGCGGCAGCGGCCGAACGCCGCCGCAAGCGCAAGGAACGCGGCGCGAAGAACGGCGCGCTCGAACCGAAGAACATCGTCAGCGGCGCCGGACAGCCTCTGGACCCGGGCGTACGACGGGAGTTGGAGGAGCAGCTCGGCCACGACCTCAGCCGAGTGCGCCTGCACACCGACCGTGACGCCGGTCGACTCGCGGATCTGATGGGCGCGGACGCCCTCGCCGTCGGGCAGAACATCTTCTTCCGCGAGGGGACCTTCCAGCCGGGCACCCAGGAGGGCCAACGCCTCCTCGCCCACGAGCTGTTGCACACGATCCAGAACCCGCACGGCTCGGGCGCGCTCCAGGCCGGGCGTGAGCCGGGCGCCGTATCGCTGCCGCAGGAGGCCATTGAGCGGGAGGCGGAGACGGCCGCCCAGGAGTTGACGTCCGCTGAGTCGTCGGCCACGGCGGCGCCGGAGGTCGAGGCGGGCCAGGCGACTCCCGGCTGGCTGCGCTACACACACGTGGACGCCGACCGCAACCGCCTCGAACAGCTGGACCCGGCGACCTTGGTGGACCGGCTGGCCAACGCGGTGGTGCGCTCGCTGCACGGTGACCCGGAGGACCGGTCCAAGCGCGCCCGGCTGCAACTCGGCGCACTCTCCGAGGAGTTGCAGGACCAGGTGTACGAGCGGCTGGAGAACCGGCTGCTCAGCACCGAACTGGACCGGCTGATCGAACTGGTCGACGGGGCGGACGCCGAGGAGTTCTACGACGGCGACGGCCCCGAACAGAGCCCCCTGGGCGCGCCGTTCGTGGAGCCCGACGCGGCGGAGGAGATCCTCCGCGACCGGGAGAACGAGCAACGAGACGGGGAGAAGGAGCAAGCACGCGACGAGCGCCCGGCCGAGGCTCCCGCCCCGGAGGGCAAGGAACGCACGGAAGAGGCACCGGGGTCGGCGAAGCCTCGTCCGGTGGAGGGCCGGGAGCCGGCTCCCGTGCCCGGCCAGGACCAGCAGCGTCCGCCCGAGAGCGGGCGTGAGGAGACCGAGGAGCCGGGCGGCGGCAACCACGCGCCCAACCCCGGTCAGCAGGAGGGCGGCCAGGCTCCGGAGGGGCCCGGGACCGAGGGACCTGGGACCGAGGCCGGTTCCGGTGCCGGTTCAGGGGAGTCCGAGCAGGACGGCGGGGACTCCGCCTCCGCCGGGAAGGACCAGCAGGGCGGGGGGAAGGACGGCGCGGCAGCGGACGAGAAGTCCGGGGGCGCCGCCGAGGAGAAGAAGGACGCCGAGGGCAAGGACGGGGACAAGGGAGACGAGAAGGACGGGGGCGGCGGCAAGGAGGAGGACGCCGGCGGCGGGGAGCAGGAGGAGGCTCCGGCCGCGAGCGAGGAGGAGTCGGCGGCGAAGAACCGTCCCGGCGTCGCGGAGGCCCTGGTCGAGAGCCAGAAGCTCCCGGCCGAGGACAAGAAGGCCGCCGACGACAAGCCGACGGGCTCGCCGTCGTTCTCCGGAAAGCCGGACCTCGACGCCGCGAAGCGGAGTCTCCTCGACGGGCAGCGTTCCCAGGACCTCGACCCGGAGGAGAAGGAGCCGGGCCCCGCGCAGGGCGGCGACTCCGAGGTGGAGGTCGGCGGCGGGGAGAAGAGCGCCTGGGACACCAAGCTGCAGCCGGAGGACTTCGTCCCGGAGAAGGACCTCGACGTTTCCGGCGTGCCGACCGCCGACAAGCTCGACCCGGCCGCCGGGGGCGCCGAGCCCGCCATGCCCTCGTTCCCCGCTCCCCCGCCGACCAAGGCGGAGAAGGTCCAGGCCGAGCGGGACGCGGAAGACGCCGAGGAGGAGGCCGAGCCCGAAGCGGAGGAGGAGTCGCAGGGGCCCGCGCTCCCCGACGCCTCGCTGGAGACCGAGGGCAGCCCCGAGGCCGGACTCGGCCTGAACGCCGTCGACAGAGCCTCCGGCCCCAAGCCCGGCTCCGGTCTCGCCGGTGCCCCGCCGAAGACCGGCGAGGACGAGAAGGCCGAACCCGCCGCGGCACGCGCCGCCGAGCAGGAGGCCAAGGGCAAGAAGGAGGCCGAGGCCGCGAGCGAGGAGGCGGCCAAGGAGGGCAAGGGCGCCGGGAAGGACAAGGAGGGCGCCAAGGGCGAAGGAGAGTCGCAGAAGGCGGGCGGCTCCAAGTCGGCCGAGGGCAAAGCGAGTTCGGCGGAGGAGAAGAAGGACGGGGAGGGCGCCAAGGACTCGGGAACGGACGCGGGAAAGAAGGAGGAGACCGCTCCCGAGGAGAAGAACGGCGCCACCGACGACGACAAGTCACCCTCCGCAGGACGGGACAGCCAGGTCACGGGAGGCTCCAACGCCGATGTCCCGGGCCAGTCCTCCGGCTCCGGCAACAGCGACGGGTCGGGGTCGGGCAGTTCCTCCTCGGACGGTTCCTCGGGCGCCTCCTCCGGTTCGTCCGGATCCACGTCCGGAGGGTCCACGCAGACGGAGAAGAGCTCGTCCAAGCCGGACTCCGCGGCCTCCGGGAGCCCCAAGTCGGCCCCGGAGCCCGGGAAGAAGACCGCAGGACGCGTCTCGAACGCCAACTCCTCGGCGCCGAAGGCCGAGGCACCGGCACCCAAGGCGGCCAAGTCCGCTCCGAAACCCGGCGGGAAGCCTGCCGGGAAGGGTGCGGCCCCGAAGCGTGGCGGCGGGGGCGGCGCCAAGGGTGCGCCCGCGAAGGCGAAGAAGGACTCCGCCGCCGCACCCAACCTCTCGCAGGTCGCCCCCGAGGCGGGCCTCAGCCAGGCCGCCAAGCTGAAGCCGCACCGCGCCATGGAGGCCATGGGCGGCATCTCCGCCTCCGTGGACCGCACGGTTGGCGACGAGCACAAGCAACTGTCGGCGGCCCCACCCTCGATGACGCGCCCCGCCGGCTCCCCGCAGACCCTGCAGGGCGCGCCGCGGACCGACGCACCCGCCCAGTACAACCAGGACGCGGTACAGAAGTCCGAGGCGCCGAAGGCCGAGGAGGCGAAGGTCGAGGGCGCCAAGCTGCCCGACAAGGACTTCGACCCGGGCAAGAACAGTGACGGCAAGGACCTCGACGCCGTCGAAACCGAGGACCCGTCCATCGCCCAGGCAGAGGCCGGCACCGCGCCCGGCGTGGAGATGCAGGACGCGGCCGACGAGACCGCCAAGGCGCAGAACGAGGCGGTCGACGCCAAGACCCGGGAGACCCTCGCCACCGGTCGCCAGGACGCCGCCCGCGGCATGGGCGAGGACCAGATCTTCCCGGACGTCCCGAAGACGGTGATGGAGTCCAAGGTCCCGGGTCCGCGGGGCGGCAAGGGCGGGGGCGCCAAGACGTCCGTGAACACCGGGGCCGTCCCGGTGGAGGCCGCCTCGGAGGTGGCCGAGCACGAGAAGGGGCCCGAGCTCCAACAGGCGTTCGCCCAGGGCCAGAAGGACATGGGCGGCGCCAAGGAGAAGAAGGACGGCGAGTTCCGGGACACCCAGAGCAAGCACAAGCAGCAGGTCGACAAGGAGATCGCCACCAACTCCGACCAGCAGTCCGGTGAACGCCAGAAGGCGATGGCCGACGTCACCGGTCAGCGCGAGCAGTGGCGGGCCGAACAGGACGCCGAGGTGAAGAAGCTCGGCGACAAGAAGTCCGAGAAGCACAAGAAGGCCCGGCAGGAGGTGAAGGACAAGGAGGCCGAGACCGACGAGAAGACGGCGAAAGAAAAGGATGTGAGCGACCGGAAGATCCGGGACGAGAAGAAGAGGGCCAGGGAGGAGGCCAAGAAGAAGCAGCAAGAGGAGAAAAAGAAGAAGGACGACGCCCCCCTGTGGAAGAAGGCCTTCGACTTCATCGTCGACCTCTTCAACGACCTCGTCGACGCCATCACCAAACTGGTCGAGAAGGCCTTCACCGCGGTGACCGGCTTCATCAATGACTTCGCCAAAGCGGTCGGCGGGTGGATCAACGACGCCCGTAAGTGGATCGCCGACAAGGTCACGAAGTTCGTCGACGCCGTGGTCGACTTCGTGAAGAGCGCCGTACAGGCCGTCGTGGACCTCGCGAAGAAGATCGGCGAGGCCATCGTCAGCGTCGTCAAGGCCGCCATCGACTTCGTCCAGAAGCTCGCCACCGCGCTGATGGAGGCCGTTGGGGACCTCCTCGACGCACTCGGCAAGGCCCTCTCCGCGGCCCTCGACTTCCTGGGCAAGGCGCTCAGCGCCGTGGTCGACGCGGTCGTCTCCGGCATCAAGGCCATCGTCGACTTCGCGAAGAATCTGCTCCTCGCGCTCGGCGAGTGGATGCTGATCGCCGCCGACTTCCTCTCCGACCCGGGCGGCTGGCTCAGCGGCGCCAAGAACTCCGCCGAGGACGGCGCCAAGAACCACCTCTTCAACGAGGTGTCCAGCGCGGTCAAGCAGTGGTTCAAGGAGAAGATCCAGGAGATCCTCGGCGTCCCGAAGGCCATCATCGACAAGCTGGTCAAGGGCGGCATGTCGCTGGACGACATGGTCAAGGAGGCATGGGAGGCCGTAGTCCCCCAACTCCCCCTGATCATCGGCGAACTGGTGATGACCAAGGTCGTCGCCAAGCTGATCCCCGGCGCGGGCTGGGCCATCGCCGTCATCGACGCCATCCGCACGGCCTGGGGCGCTTTGAGCGCCATCCTCTCCTCACTCCAAGCCGTCCTCGCCTGGCTCAAGGCGGTACGCCAAGGCGGCGCGGGCCTGCTCTTCGCCAAGGCGGTCGCGGCCGGTGTGGTGGCCCTCCTCGAAGTCCTCTACCAGGCCTTGCTCAGCGGCATCGGCAAGTACGTGTCCAAGGTCGGCAACCGCCTCAAGGGCGTGGCGGACAACATGGGCAAGGACAAGGGCAAGGACGACAAGCCGGGCGGCGACAAGGGTGCGCAGGGGGACGACCCGAAGGACAAGGACAAAGAGAAGGACAAGGACCAGCCGGGGCCCGGCAAGGACAAGGACAAGGACGAGAAGGGCCAGGGCGACAAGGACAAGGGCTCTGGCGGTAAGGGCGACAAGGGGCAGCAGGGGACTCCGGGCAAGGGTAAGGACGGCTCTAAGAACAACACTGGGCCGGGCGGCAAGGACGCCAAGGGGTCCGGCGGTAAGGACAAGGGCGCCGATTCCAAGGGCAAGGACGACGACAAGAAGGACACGAGTCCCACGCCCACGCCGAAACCCAAGCCGAAACCTGACCCGCCCGCGAAGCCGAAGCCTGATACGGAAACCAAGCCGAAGCCGGACAAGGACAGCGGCAAGGACAGCTCTAAGGAGGACAACGACAAGAAGAACGACAAGGACTCGTCCACCGATCCGAAGAAGGACAAGACGGACGAGTCCAAGGACGGCAAGGGCGACGGCAAGAAGGACAGCGACAAGGACAAGGACGGCAAGGACAACAAGCCCAAGGGCAAGAAGAAGGACAAGCACAAGAAGGACAAAGACAGCAAGGGGAAGAAGGACAAGCACGGAAAGGACGGGAAGTCCAAGGAGGACCGGAAGAAGGAGAAGCAGGAAGAGAAGGACAAACGCAAGAAGGAGGAGGAGTCCAAGGAGTCCAAGGATGAGCGACTGCGGAAGATCGTGGCACGCATTCGCCCACGGATCGAGGCGATGCTAAGGAAGGGCATCAAGCACCCCCTCTTTAAGGCGGCTCTCACCGGCATGCGGGCCCTGTACCGGCTGTCCGCGCTCGAAGCCGAGGGTGGCGAGAGTTTTGGGATCATCGCCCGCCTGAACCCGACAGCCGAAGTCGCAAAGGGCCTGAAGATGGACACGGTGGAGCTCGTGGACGCCATCGACGCCATGGTCGCCCACATCTTGCGTTCGGGTGCGATCACGAGCCAGGCCGCCCGGGTACGACCGCCCCCTGGGCAGCCGTCCGGAGCGCAGCCGGGACTCAAGGCCGACCCGAACACCGGCACGGCGGCCATCGCCAGGAGCCTTTTCGACAATCCGCTGCAGAAGAATCAGAAGGAATCGCTGGACCTCATGGCCGGTGATTCCGAAGTCGACGCACATTTGGCTGTCGAGCGCACAAATGACTTCGCGGGCGCCTATCTCACCAAGGCCGGGCACAAGCGGGGCCCGACGTACGGACAGGAGGCACGAAGCCTGCGAGCAGGGGGACGTGACGGACAGACCATGGGCGGGCTGATCCTGGATGCTGCAGGGGGCAATCGCGCGGGGTGGCAAGGCGGCACGAAGTTCGACAATGAGAGCCTCAACCGGGCGGCACTCGCCGCCACGCTGCTCGGCGTGATCGAGCCCCTCCGCACACCGTTCGTTATGGTTCCCAACCTGGCAACCGTGGACGTGTCACACCGGGGCGGTCTACACATCGCCGACACCATCGGCACGACTCCGCTGTCCGGCGGCCCGGTCCGCCCAGGATCGAAGCGGACGAAGGGCGACTACGGCGACGACACCACCGGAGCCCAGGAGGCCGGGCGGCAGACGGAATGGCTGCTCGCTTCGCTGCGCGCCATGGGTGCCCCGACCTACTTCGACACCTCACAAGGCCTCTCCACCTCCACCTCCATCGGCACTGGCTATCTTTCGAGAACCCCGACCGCGCCAAACGACCAGATGGGTCAACTTCAGGCCCTCAGTAAACAGTTCGACATCTCAGGAAAGATCATCCAGCAGGCACACGGTCTTGAGGTGAACCCCAACCTAAATCGCAACAACCCCAGACTCTGGGAAAGCGTCGGAGAGAGCATGTCCACGGGAAGCTCCGCACAGATGACTCCCTCACCGGCGGCCGAGGTGGTTCTGCAGCGCACCGCGGACAACATGAAGTTGTGGGCCGACACAATGAAGCTCGACTATTCGAAGGACCAGGCCTCCAAAGCGAAGGGCGACTTCCTGGTCAAGATCTACAAAGAATTTACGAACATACTCAACATCCCCGCAGACCCGTCGTTCGAAGCACGCCTCAGGAGCCGCTGA
- a CDS encoding ATP-binding protein yields the protein MRREGAGEDMAARGFGNGTGTGPGAGSGTAPDDTLALTAAIQQVLALVDGHASRAGRGTSGTSGASGTSAAHVGHEEQQKQQGEQGHEQDVSATPKNNPKHRQKASTPVAPAVVPDPGSSSSPLASLPPLSTLATLTACFGLSEFEQQVVLLTAAAELDPTTGARCAAASGDPERAYPTFSLALAALAEPHWSALTPVAPLRRWRLVELDDESRLTASRLRLDERILHFLLGSPYLDARLHGMLRRCPVPDQLPASYDLAATRVASGWAAGSRPDAPLMVELVGGDLRTRADIAAAAAARSGLGLYSMTADDVPTDPADRDRLARLWQREAVLLPSALLLEIGELDRDQRAATESFASGAGVPLVVAGDDPRQTDRPRGERVSVPRLDDEEQLDLWAGAFSGIPDLDEHQLRGLVAQFQLAPHVIRSAAASVRRDLPQAEDQSPAQLAWHAGLTEARLGMDDLGRRIEPSAGWGDLVLADRQVRVLREITAHVRQRATVHQEWGFAGTLRRGLGVTALFAGGSGTGKTLAAEVMAKELGLDLFIIDLSQVVSKYIGETEKNLRKVFDAAERGGALLLFDEADALFGKRSEVKDSHDRYANLEVSYLLMRMEAYRGLAILTTNMKKALDTAFMRRIRFVVDFPFPAEPERAEIWRRVLPPQAPVKDIDTALLAQLTVAGGSIRNIALSGAFLAAEEGDRLQMRHMLAAAKTEYLKLERSLTPSEVRGWV from the coding sequence ATGCGGCGAGAGGGGGCGGGTGAGGACATGGCGGCGCGGGGATTCGGCAACGGTACGGGGACCGGGCCCGGTGCGGGTTCCGGCACGGCGCCCGACGACACTCTCGCCCTCACCGCCGCGATACAGCAGGTCCTCGCGCTCGTCGACGGCCATGCGTCGCGGGCGGGGCGCGGGACGTCCGGCACCTCCGGCGCGTCCGGCACGTCAGCGGCGCACGTAGGACACGAGGAACAGCAGAAGCAGCAGGGAGAGCAGGGACACGAGCAAGATGTCTCGGCCACCCCGAAGAACAACCCGAAGCACCGGCAGAAGGCCTCAACTCCCGTCGCCCCGGCCGTCGTTCCCGACCCCGGGTCCTCGTCCTCCCCTCTCGCCTCCCTCCCGCCCCTCTCCACCCTCGCGACACTCACAGCCTGCTTCGGCCTCAGCGAGTTCGAGCAGCAGGTCGTACTCCTCACGGCGGCGGCGGAGTTGGACCCGACGACGGGTGCGCGGTGCGCGGCGGCGAGTGGTGATCCGGAGCGTGCGTATCCGACGTTCTCGCTCGCCCTGGCCGCTCTCGCCGAGCCGCACTGGAGCGCGCTGACACCGGTGGCTCCGCTACGCCGTTGGCGCCTGGTCGAGTTGGACGACGAGAGCCGTCTGACCGCCTCCCGCCTCCGCCTGGACGAGCGCATCCTGCACTTCCTGCTCGGCTCGCCGTACCTGGACGCCCGCCTGCACGGCATGCTGCGCCGCTGCCCCGTACCGGACCAACTCCCCGCCTCCTACGACCTGGCGGCGACCCGGGTGGCCTCGGGCTGGGCGGCGGGCTCGCGGCCGGACGCGCCGCTGATGGTGGAGTTGGTCGGCGGCGACCTGCGCACCCGGGCGGACATCGCGGCCGCGGCGGCGGCCCGTTCCGGGCTCGGCCTGTACTCGATGACGGCGGACGACGTACCCACCGACCCGGCGGACCGCGACCGTCTCGCCCGTCTCTGGCAGCGCGAGGCGGTACTGCTGCCGTCCGCCCTCCTCCTGGAGATCGGCGAACTCGACCGCGACCAGCGGGCGGCGACGGAGTCCTTCGCGTCGGGGGCGGGGGTGCCGCTGGTGGTGGCGGGCGACGACCCGCGCCAGACGGACCGCCCGCGCGGCGAGCGCGTGAGCGTCCCGCGTCTGGACGACGAGGAACAACTCGATCTGTGGGCAGGCGCGTTCAGCGGCATACCGGACCTGGACGAGCACCAACTCCGGGGCCTGGTCGCCCAGTTCCAGCTCGCCCCGCACGTGATCCGCTCGGCCGCCGCCTCCGTACGCCGCGATCTGCCGCAGGCCGAGGACCAAAGCCCCGCCCAACTCGCCTGGCACGCGGGCCTGACGGAGGCCCGGCTCGGCATGGACGACCTGGGGCGCCGTATCGAACCGAGCGCGGGCTGGGGCGACTTGGTGCTCGCCGACCGGCAGGTCCGCGTACTCCGGGAGATCACCGCACACGTACGGCAGCGGGCAACCGTCCACCAGGAGTGGGGATTTGCCGGGACGCTGCGCCGGGGCCTCGGTGTCACCGCGCTGTTCGCGGGCGGCTCGGGTACCGGAAAGACTCTGGCCGCAGAGGTCATGGCGAAGGAACTCGGCCTCGACCTCTTCATCATCGACCTCTCCCAGGTGGTCTCGAAGTACATCGGCGAGACCGAGAAGAACCTGCGCAAGGTCTTCGACGCGGCCGAACGGGGCGGCGCGCTGCTCCTGTTCGACGAGGCGGACGCCCTGTTCGGCAAGCGCAGCGAGGTCAAGGACAGCCACGACCGGTACGCCAACCTGGAGGTCAGCTACCTCCTGATGCGCATGGAGGCGTACCGGGGTCTGGCCATCCTGACCACCAACATGAAGAAGGCCCTCGACACCGCCTTCATGCGCCGGATCCGTTTCGTCGTCGACTTCCCCTTCCCGGCCGAGCCCGAACGCGCCGAGATCTGGCGCCGGGTGCTCCCGCCACAGGCCCCCGTGAAGGACATCGACACCGCGCTCCTTGCCCAACTCACCGTCGCGGGCGGCTCGATCCGCAATATCGCCCTCTCCGGCGCCTTCCTCGCCGCCGAGGAGGGCGACCGCCTCCAGATGCGGCACATGCTCGCCGCCGCCAAGACCGAGTACCTGAAGCTGGAACGCTCCCTGACGCCGTCGGAGGTCCGCGGATGGGTCTGA